From the genome of Proteus vulgaris, one region includes:
- a CDS encoding type I secretion system permease/ATPase, giving the protein MENSENNNAHCYLENYKEAIINIANHYRLDFSPENINITAKWYENNISYDDVIKLLARQCCLVAKFIDSKKFKFNVWSLPVVVESNDGRVGIVQNIKGNNATILFSGDHGLAIDVDIDTLKENIKRIAIFRPMVDRPDPRVDLYIKPTEKHWLWRILLRDVSPYKYVIMATFIINVLGLAGITYSMQTYDRIIPSQSYSTMFVLVVGVLIAFIFDYILKMLRYGVIDLLGKKADLRMSDRVYGHSLRIKDSNRPPSTGSFISQLRDLEQIREMMTSSTVAAIADLPFFLFFLFIIYMIGGIICVIPLAGFFLMITPGLLAQKKLFVLANEAMRESTLRSGMIVESVQGLDDIKAMQAEYRFQQQWIHYTKTSAEASLKLKHLTHKLSSMAYFIQNSVFVGVICMGTPLVISGELSTGALVASSILSSRMMGPISQMANIITRWQQTKVSIKGLTSIMELPVDHPTSIKKVHLPFIKGHYKLENIGFKFNQNSPNYAIYINELEIKPGEKIAIIGRNGAGKSSLLSALFGKMEYQEGTITLDNIELNTLDPSDLRRDVGYLSQNAKLFYGTVRDNVTLGNPLATDEEIYQVLEETGAAEFINKLPEGINYIIQEGGIGISGGQKQSLLLSRLLLKKPTTLLLDEPTASLDDITEANFIKNIEKTSLGKTFIITTHRKKLLELVDRIIVVSGGKIVLDKPKAVALKMLSGVTDEK; this is encoded by the coding sequence ATGGAAAATAGTGAAAATAATAACGCTCATTGCTATTTAGAAAATTATAAAGAAGCGATTATAAATATAGCCAATCATTACCGATTAGATTTTTCACCAGAAAATATCAATATCACGGCTAAATGGTATGAGAATAATATTTCTTATGATGACGTAATTAAATTATTAGCTAGACAATGTTGTTTAGTTGCTAAATTTATAGACAGCAAAAAATTTAAATTCAATGTTTGGTCTTTACCTGTTGTTGTTGAAAGTAATGATGGCAGAGTGGGGATAGTTCAAAATATAAAAGGCAATAACGCGACAATATTATTCAGCGGCGATCATGGTCTAGCTATTGATGTTGATATAGACACACTAAAAGAAAATATAAAAAGAATTGCTATTTTTAGACCAATGGTTGATAGACCTGATCCAAGAGTGGATTTATATATTAAACCGACAGAAAAACATTGGCTATGGCGCATTTTATTAAGAGACGTTTCTCCTTATAAATATGTCATTATGGCAACGTTTATTATTAATGTCTTGGGTTTGGCTGGGATCACTTATTCTATGCAAACCTATGATAGGATTATTCCATCACAATCTTATTCAACGATGTTTGTTTTGGTTGTGGGCGTATTAATTGCTTTTATTTTTGATTATATTCTTAAAATGTTGCGTTATGGAGTGATTGATTTATTAGGAAAAAAAGCTGATTTACGCATGTCAGATCGTGTTTATGGGCATTCTTTAAGGATAAAAGACAGTAATCGCCCACCTTCTACAGGTTCTTTTATTTCTCAGTTGCGTGATCTTGAACAAATTAGAGAAATGATGACGTCTAGTACAGTCGCAGCCATTGCAGATTTACCTTTCTTTCTCTTTTTTCTCTTTATTATTTATATGATTGGCGGAATTATTTGTGTCATTCCATTAGCTGGTTTTTTCTTAATGATAACGCCTGGGCTATTAGCACAGAAAAAATTGTTTGTGCTTGCCAACGAAGCAATGAGAGAAAGCACTCTACGTAGTGGCATGATTGTTGAATCAGTTCAAGGGCTTGATGATATCAAAGCTATGCAGGCAGAGTATCGTTTTCAACAGCAATGGATCCATTATACAAAAACGAGTGCTGAAGCCAGTTTAAAGCTAAAACACCTAACACATAAATTAAGTAGTATGGCTTATTTTATTCAAAACAGTGTGTTTGTGGGGGTGATTTGTATGGGAACCCCTTTAGTGATCAGTGGTGAACTCTCCACTGGGGCACTCGTCGCTTCTTCTATATTAAGTTCCCGAATGATGGGGCCTATTTCTCAAATGGCGAATATTATTACGCGTTGGCAACAAACTAAGGTATCAATAAAAGGGCTGACGTCTATTATGGAATTACCAGTTGATCATCCTACGTCTATTAAAAAAGTCCATTTACCTTTTATTAAAGGCCATTATAAATTAGAGAATATTGGTTTTAAATTTAATCAAAATAGCCCAAATTATGCGATTTATATAAATGAATTAGAAATTAAACCCGGTGAGAAAATTGCGATTATAGGTCGCAATGGTGCGGGTAAATCCTCTTTGCTTTCGGCACTTTTTGGTAAGATGGAATATCAAGAAGGAACAATAACACTAGATAATATTGAATTAAATACCTTAGATCCTTCAGATTTACGTAGAGATGTGGGCTATTTAAGCCAAAATGCTAAGTTATTTTACGGTACTGTACGAGATAATGTGACATTAGGAAATCCATTAGCTACCGATGAGGAAATTTATCAAGTTCTTGAGGAAACAGGTGCTGCTGAATTTATAAATAAATTACCAGAAGGGATTAATTATATTATTCAAGAAGGCGGTATTGGGATATCAGGAGGGCAAAAACAGTCATTATTATTAAGCCGTTTGTTATTGAAAAAACCAACGACTTTACTATTGGATGAGCCAACAGCATCTCTTGATGATATTACTGAAGCTAATTTCATTAAGAATATTGAAAAAACGTCTCTTGGAAAAACATTTATTATTACCACGCATAGAAAAAAATTATTAGAACTTGTGGATCGTATTATTGTTGTTTCGGGTGGCAAAATTGTACTTGATAAACCCAAAGCAGTTGCATTAAAAATGCTTTCAGGAGTAACAGATGAAAAATAA